The Proteiniborus sp. DW1 genome contains the following window.
CACGTCAATTACAGAAAAAGTCCTTAAAATGGTAGATGGATTTATTGGGGAAGGGTCTTTTAGTATATTTCCAGGTAGCTATGAAACTATAGTTGAAACCATAGAAAGAAACATTTTGGGCTTGGATTCTCCTATTCTTGAAATCCACGGAGTAAATGGTAAGGTAGTACTTCTCTCTGGTGAAGGTGATAATATCCGTATTAAAGCCAAATGCTCTGTTAAGAAGTCGATATACGATAAAAGTCAACCAGTATATGAAGTTATAGAGGAAGATAATAAGTTAGTATTTAAACCTAGATATAATAACGGCATAGGTACAAGCCTTGAAGTATATGTTCCTTCTTTTCATTATGATAGAATCCTTCTGTCGACCTCTAATGGAAGAATTGAGACTAATGATGTAAAAACTAATGAACTTATACTAGATACAAGCAATGGTTCAATTAAAATACAAGACGTTCGTTCTAGTAGAGTAATTGCCTGTACTAACAATAGTGCAATAACTATAGGGGCTTTAAATGCAAAGGAAATAGAATTAGTTACATCAAATGCTAGTATAAATGTTGAAGATGCTAATTGTGAAAACTTAGTAGCCACTACACGAAATGGTAGGATAAACATAATAGACACACAATCTAATGAGATGATATTAACCAGCTCAAATTCATCTATAAAAGTTGAAGATTCAGCTGCGTCAGCTATCTTCTCTAAAACTTCTAATGCAAGTATAAAAATAATTGACATAGAAACATCAAATTTACGTAAAGTAGAGTCGTATACTTCAAATTCATCAATAGAAATAAGCATAGATGATCATAAAAAAGCATATAACATAGATGCCCAAACTTCCATGGGCCGGATAGATGTAGAAATACCTAGTCTTATATATGATTTAAATAAGCAAAGTAACCCTGGTAAACAAAAGATACTAGCACACAGTGCATATGATGCAGAAGCTGATAATCAAATTAATATAGTTGCTTCAACTTCAAATGGTTCCATAAGAATAATATAACAAAGGAGGGTATTAGAGTGTCTTATTTAAAAGAAGAAAAAATGCAAATTCTTAAGATGATTGAAGAAGGAAAAATAACATCTAAGGATGGATTAGAGCTTTTAGGGGCATTAGAAGAAAAAGAAGAGCTTCCTATGATCAAGTCCTCTAAATGGTTAAAAATAAAAGTTAGAGATCCTGAGGATAATACAAAAGTAAATGTAAATATTCCATTAGCCCTAGTAGATGTAGGCCTAAAAATGGCTACAAAGTTCTCTCCTGAGTTAAAAAACTCAGACATTAAGGATATTGATTTTAATGAGATAGCTGAATTAATTAAAAATGGAGCAGAAGGTAAAATAATAGATATCGAAAGCGATAGTGGAGAAAAAGTAGAAATAATAGTTGAATAACAACACGGTGCATTACCGCACCGTGTTTTATTTGACTCTTAAATTTACACCACATTACAGTACTAAATCTTTCAAATATTTTAAAAGTATATTGTTATCATATAGATAATATCCTACAGTGGAGCCAAATACACCTTCTGCTATTGTCCCGTTTGGTGATACTGATATAAGGGGAGTCACAACTGCAAATATAATAAAAACGATTATAATACCTTTAATAAAGCCAAAACCTAAGCCTAAAAGCTTATTAAAGTGACTTAAGATAGGAAGCTTGGAAAATACATTTAAAATCCTTATTATGAAAATCAGCACTATCCTTGCGATGATAAATGCAATAATTAAGCTTATTACATCTATTAATATCCCTGTTATAGCTTCTGACATTATGTCTATAGCAGCCTTTGAGACCTGAGATGTATATGAATCTACTTTAGGGCTTTTTGATATAATATCTACTAGCGGTTTTGGTAACATTAAGTCCTCTAAAAGTGACGTAGTACCAAATATATCTGCTTTTTCTTCAAATACTGAATATAGCCTTTTGTCAACAAAACCTCTAACTTTTTGATAAACTGCCTGATTATTTAATAGGACTTGAGTTATTATCGGATAATACAATGTAGCAACAAAATACGATACTATAAGTCCAGCTAAGTTAAAAATTGAAACAATAAAACCTTGGTTAAATCCAATTAATGAATTTAATGCAAGAATAGCAAAAATACATATATCTACCCAGTTCATCTAAACACCTTCCTTTATGTCATACTAATTTATTTATTATCCTACTGTTTTCTATTTGACAATTTCCCAATAATTAAACCTTCCTTAGTAAATAAAAGAAAACTATCTTTTTGAAACCCTAAGTTTTCTATTTTATTGTCACATATGTATTCTAAAAAAGCTTCGTTTCCACGTATACCAGTTAGCCTATTTTCTCCTGTTAGATAAATATTTGACTTATCTGTATAAATATTATTATAATAATAATCTAATTCTAGCTTGCTCTTAGTCTTTCCATTTACCTCTAGTACTTCTAAGCAGTCTCTTTTTTCCCCATATAATATATATATTTCCTTCTGTTTAGGAGCTAGCTTCAAATCCTTTAGTCTACCTTTTATGTCCCTACTCCATAACAACTCACTTTCCATGTTTAAACTTATTATTTTCCTATCACTGATTCCCAATATAGCGTCATCATTCATAAAATCTGCATCTAGAATTATTAAATCTGTATAATCTTTTTTCCATAAGAGTTTCCCCTCTATGGTGTATAATAGAATACTGCTTTGAATTTTGCTTCCTGAAAAGTCCATAGTTACAAGTACAAACTTATCGTGATTAGGAGAAATATTGCTAGATAAAAGTCTCCCTTTATCTATAATAGTATTGGCCAGCAACTTCCCTTTTTTATCTAAAACATTAATTTGATCAATTTGCTCCCCTGCTTTTGTATATATGATTAACAGATCATTTTTTTCTGCAAACTTATCTATAGATTGTCTTGCTTTATAGGTCCACCCCTCTTCACCATCAATATTTAATGCAACAATTTGGCCCTTACTTTTATCTCCAATGAAAATTCTGCTTTCTCCTAAATAAACTAATGGTTCATCAAAATCTATACTCTTTGACCACAGCTTGTCCCCTGCTATATCATAAGAGCTAATGCTTTTACCATCATAATTTATAATAGCTCTTTCATAACTCCTTGTATGACCTTCCTTATTCCAAGGAATATTAATGGCCTGTACTAACTCCAAGGATTTCTCTGTTTGCTTAAACAAATCCTGTATTCTTCCTTTAAAAGGCTTACCTAAAAACATGAGACCAATTATTAGAAATAAAATAATTACCCATACCAGTTTGTTACTTTTTCTTTTTTCTTCTTTTGCAATCATGATATCCCTCCCTTTTAATTTAATAAATGTAATTCACTTTTTTTTATATAAATTCCTTCTAGATATACCTAAAATATACATAAACTCATCGACAATAATATACACTAGCATAAAAAGTCCAAGGTATCCAAAAAGAGGATATATTATTGATACTAGGCTAGAGAATCCTATTTTAGCTAATGGAATAGATATTATACAAAAAACTGCTGAGATACCTATCTGACTTTTCTTATATGAACCAATAAGTCTATTAATGCATCCAAAGCCATTCCCAATAGCAGTAGTAAACATCGCAAGCCAAAGTATAGCTGAATACATATATCTGCTCCATTGCCCTAAAAAACCTGCAATCTTTAACATAGGTATCTCTATGCTAAATACATCAGTATATAATATAAGGATAGGCAATAAAATAAATATCGCCATAGCTCCAAGACCTAACCCTCCAAATATGCCCCCTTTTATTGCTTGCTTTTCGCTATCTAAAATAGGTAGAATGGAAGTCAGTATTACTAATGCCGATATACTGTTATAGCTTACATAAAGCAAGGCTGATGTTACCCAATTTCCTGTTTTAGTTATACTAACCCCAATAAAGTTGCTAAAAACAAATCCTTCCTTTAGAATTACAGCTGAACCTACTACAATAATGCCAATAATTAAAAATGGCACAACAATTTTATTTACAAAGGATATTCCTTCTACACTAAATATAAATGTTAAAAAGCACAAAAATGCCATGACATAGATACCCATATTAAAAGGTAATTTAAATTGCTCTTCAAATACTGCTCCACTGCCTGCTAGCATTATACAATATCCGATAAAAAGATAAGATATAATAATTAACTCCATTATTTTGCTTATTCTTCGTCCAAAAAGTGGAGTTATGTATTCACTATAGGACGTAATTTTATTTTTAAATACTCTATATAATACTATTGCTCCCATTATAGAAAACAGAAATGTTGCAAATATAATTCCATAGATCCCCTTGTATCCATAGACCCCAAAAAATTGAATGATTTCTTGTCCTGTTGCAAACCCAGCACCTACCACAGTGCCAATATAGACACTGGCTAATTCCTTCCATGAGCTTTTCATACACAAGCCTCCTACTCTTAGTTAGTAAATTCTAT
Protein-coding sequences here:
- a CDS encoding DUF4097 family beta strand repeat-containing protein; the protein is MSEERLMVLTMLQEGKITSEEASKLLQALDELEIEEELHNHIETISTQDKHDDSEMKSPHENEKYTGFIHEEDKFDHSIKDEKLSSKFEKLEKKLDEKSKKLDRIGDSIEKKIETWGEGIGEKAEAWGENFGDKMGDWGESFGEKMEKVGEELAESATSITEKVLKMVDGFIGEGSFSIFPGSYETIVETIERNILGLDSPILEIHGVNGKVVLLSGEGDNIRIKAKCSVKKSIYDKSQPVYEVIEEDNKLVFKPRYNNGIGTSLEVYVPSFHYDRILLSTSNGRIETNDVKTNELILDTSNGSIKIQDVRSSRVIACTNNSAITIGALNAKEIELVTSNASINVEDANCENLVATTRNGRINIIDTQSNEMILTSSNSSIKVEDSAASAIFSKTSNASIKIIDIETSNLRKVESYTSNSSIEISIDDHKKAYNIDAQTSMGRIDVEIPSLIYDLNKQSNPGKQKILAHSAYDAEADNQINIVASTSNGSIRII
- a CDS encoding CvpA family protein; amino-acid sequence: MNWVDICIFAILALNSLIGFNQGFIVSIFNLAGLIVSYFVATLYYPIITQVLLNNQAVYQKVRGFVDKRLYSVFEEKADIFGTTSLLEDLMLPKPLVDIISKSPKVDSYTSQVSKAAIDIMSEAITGILIDVISLIIAFIIARIVLIFIIRILNVFSKLPILSHFNKLLGLGFGFIKGIIIVFIIFAVVTPLISVSPNGTIAEGVFGSTVGYYLYDNNILLKYLKDLVL
- a CDS encoding DUF5711 family protein, which encodes MIAKEEKRKSNKLVWVIILFLIIGLMFLGKPFKGRIQDLFKQTEKSLELVQAINIPWNKEGHTRSYERAIINYDGKSISSYDIAGDKLWSKSIDFDEPLVYLGESRIFIGDKSKGQIVALNIDGEEGWTYKARQSIDKFAEKNDLLIIYTKAGEQIDQINVLDKKGKLLANTIIDKGRLLSSNISPNHDKFVLVTMDFSGSKIQSSILLYTIEGKLLWKKDYTDLIILDADFMNDDAILGISDRKIISLNMESELLWSRDIKGRLKDLKLAPKQKEIYILYGEKRDCLEVLEVNGKTKSKLELDYYYNNIYTDKSNIYLTGENRLTGIRGNEAFLEYICDNKIENLGFQKDSFLLFTKEGLIIGKLSNRKQ